A single genomic interval of Synergistaceae bacterium harbors:
- a CDS encoding DUF134 domain-containing protein, whose amino-acid sequence MPRPIKFRKICSLPKKNRFGPLGKTGETAEVVLLTLDEYEALRLIDLERLTQEECAQRMNVARTTVQGIYTEARKKMTDSLVNGKTLIIQGGQYEMCDGKDKICRRRRCCNKINTEIDEI is encoded by the coding sequence CTGCCAAGGCCTATAAAATTCAGAAAAATATGTTCTCTCCCGAAGAAGAACCGTTTTGGCCCTCTCGGAAAAACGGGTGAGACAGCTGAGGTTGTGCTTTTAACGTTAGATGAATATGAGGCTTTAAGACTAATTGATCTTGAACGTCTAACTCAAGAAGAATGCGCTCAGAGAATGAATGTGGCAAGAACTACTGTGCAAGGGATATATACAGAGGCAAGAAAAAAGATGACAGATTCTTTGGTAAATGGCAAGACTCTCATCATACAAGGCGGGCAATATGAAATGTGTGATGGAAAAGATAAAATTTGTAGGCGCAGACGTTGTTGTAATAAAATAAATACT
- the mgtA gene encoding magnesium-translocating P-type ATPase — protein MKERIKKLTTAQITANILKPNETNSRLREISTLDTDDVLTALNTSFKGHNEDEVEEMRDLYGSNKVTHGKKKSLLKRIFEVFVDPFIAILFTLALVSFVTDVLLVDVGEKNYTTVIIILTMVLISGALRFVQETRGGNAAERLIEMVKITTAIERQETGREEIPLEDVVVGDIVYLAAGDLVPADVRVLRAKDLFLSQSSLTGESEPVEKIPKVIKEGEYDTLTEYHNLAFMGSTVVSGAATCVVVATGDSTLFGSIAKSIVTKPIQTSFEKGVNAVSWVLIRFMLVMVPLVFFINGFTKGDWLGALLFAISVAVGLTPEMLPMIVTTCLAKGAVAMSKKKTIIKNLNSIQNLGSMDVLCTDKTGTLTQDKVVLEYHLDIHGKKDARVLRHAFLNSYYQTGLKNLMDLSIIDCTEKESEDEPSLQGLSTYYNKIDEIPFDFTRRRMSVVVADKNGKTQMITKGAVEEMLSICTYAEYKGKVEPLTDAIKEHILATMADLNDDGMRVIAVAQKTNPSPAGAFSVLDESDMVLMGYLAFLDPPKETTAAAIKALNDHGVAVKILTGDNDRVTLSICDKVGLEVDNILLGSDVENMTTDELKQSIETTNVFAKLSPQQKATIVSLLRENGHVVGYMGDGINDAPAMKASDVGNSGDTAVDIAKESAHVVLLKKDLMVLESGIIEGRKTYANMIKYIKITASSNFGNIFSILIASAFLPFLPMASIHLILLNLIYDITCTAMPWDNVDKEYVMTPRRWDPSSITKFMIWLGPTSSVFDITTYLLLYFIICPAMTGGLLFHQLTDPALQAYYIALFQAGWFIESMWSQVLVIHMIRTPKIPFIQSRASFPVFGLTFAGTILLTIIPFTALGSAIGLAPLPPIYFFWLALTVACYMALTTVFKKIYVKRYGELL, from the coding sequence ATGAAAGAAAGAATCAAAAAATTAACAACTGCTCAGATTACAGCGAATATTTTAAAACCTAATGAAACTAACAGTAGATTACGAGAGATTTCCACTCTCGACACAGATGATGTTTTGACTGCTCTTAACACCTCCTTTAAGGGGCATAACGAAGATGAAGTAGAAGAGATGCGCGATCTTTACGGATCTAATAAGGTGACACACGGCAAAAAAAAGTCTCTTTTAAAAAGAATTTTTGAAGTTTTTGTTGACCCTTTTATAGCTATTCTCTTTACTTTAGCCCTAGTTTCCTTTGTAACAGACGTACTGTTAGTTGATGTAGGAGAAAAGAATTACACTACAGTTATCATCATTTTAACAATGGTTTTGATTAGCGGAGCTCTTCGTTTTGTACAAGAAACACGTGGTGGCAATGCAGCGGAACGATTGATTGAAATGGTAAAGATAACTACTGCTATAGAACGGCAAGAGACAGGCAGAGAAGAAATACCACTAGAAGATGTTGTGGTTGGAGACATTGTTTATCTCGCAGCCGGAGACTTAGTTCCAGCGGACGTTCGAGTTCTGAGGGCAAAGGACCTTTTCTTAAGTCAATCTTCATTAACAGGTGAAAGTGAGCCTGTTGAAAAAATCCCAAAAGTTATAAAAGAAGGAGAATATGACACTCTTACTGAATACCATAATCTAGCTTTTATGGGAAGTACAGTAGTTAGTGGTGCAGCTACATGTGTAGTAGTAGCAACGGGAGATAGTACTCTTTTTGGTTCAATCGCAAAAAGCATTGTAACTAAGCCCATTCAAACAAGTTTTGAAAAAGGTGTCAACGCTGTATCCTGGGTACTAATAAGATTCATGTTAGTTATGGTCCCTCTTGTATTCTTCATTAACGGATTTACAAAGGGAGACTGGCTTGGGGCATTGTTATTTGCCATATCCGTGGCGGTTGGACTGACACCTGAAATGTTGCCTATGATTGTGACAACGTGTCTTGCAAAAGGTGCAGTAGCCATGTCCAAGAAAAAAACGATAATTAAAAACCTTAATTCAATACAGAATTTAGGTTCAATGGATGTTTTATGTACAGATAAAACCGGAACTTTGACTCAAGACAAGGTCGTTCTTGAGTACCATCTAGATATACACGGCAAAAAAGATGCACGTGTTTTACGACACGCATTTCTAAACAGCTACTATCAAACTGGATTAAAAAACTTGATGGACCTATCGATAATAGATTGTACAGAGAAAGAAAGTGAGGATGAACCTTCCTTACAGGGGCTCTCTACCTACTACAACAAGATAGACGAAATTCCTTTTGATTTTACACGACGTCGTATGAGTGTGGTGGTAGCAGATAAAAACGGAAAAACACAGATGATAACAAAAGGTGCTGTGGAAGAAATGCTTTCCATCTGTACTTATGCAGAATATAAAGGAAAGGTTGAACCTTTAACAGACGCAATAAAAGAGCATATTTTGGCAACCATGGCAGATCTTAACGATGACGGTATGAGGGTTATAGCCGTAGCCCAAAAAACGAACCCTTCCCCTGCCGGAGCATTTTCTGTATTAGATGAATCGGATATGGTTTTAATGGGATATCTTGCGTTTCTTGACCCGCCGAAGGAGACGACTGCAGCAGCAATAAAGGCTCTTAATGATCATGGAGTGGCTGTGAAAATTCTCACCGGAGACAATGACAGAGTTACATTAAGCATTTGTGACAAAGTGGGACTTGAGGTAGACAATATATTGCTAGGTTCGGATGTAGAAAATATGACAACGGACGAACTGAAGCAAAGTATTGAAACTACCAATGTTTTTGCCAAACTTTCTCCCCAACAGAAAGCCACTATAGTCTCTTTGTTAAGGGAGAATGGTCATGTGGTAGGGTACATGGGAGACGGCATAAATGATGCTCCTGCAATGAAAGCGTCAGATGTGGGTAATTCTGGTGACACTGCAGTTGATATAGCGAAAGAATCTGCACACGTAGTTCTTCTTAAAAAAGATTTAATGGTGTTAGAAAGCGGCATTATTGAGGGAAGAAAAACTTATGCCAACATGATTAAGTATATCAAAATTACGGCTAGCTCTAATTTTGGAAATATATTTTCAATACTGATTGCCAGTGCCTTTCTTCCATTTTTGCCCATGGCTTCAATTCATTTGATATTACTCAATTTGATTTACGATATAACCTGTACTGCCATGCCATGGGATAATGTTGATAAAGAATATGTAATGACACCAAGGAGATGGGATCCTTCTTCTATAACGAAGTTTATGATCTGGTTAGGGCCAACTAGTTCTGTATTTGATATTACAACCTACCTACTGTTATATTTTATAATATGCCCCGCAATGACAGGCGGGCTGCTATTTCATCAGCTAACAGATCCTGCTTTACAAGCTTACTATATAGCACTATTTCAAGCCGGATGGTTTATTGAGTCTATGTGGAGTCAGGTGCTCGTAATTCATATGATAAGAACACCTAAGATCCCATTTATACAGAGTAGAGCATCTTTCCCTGTGTTTGGGCTTACTTTTGCTGGAACTATACTCCTAACAATTATTCCTTTTACAGCACTAGGTTCAGCAATCGGACTTGCTCCATTGCCCCCAATCTATTTTTTCTGGCTAGCTTTAACCGTAGCTTGCTACATGGCTCTTACAACTGTATTTAAAAAAATATATGTAAAAAGATATGGTGAATTACTGTAG
- a CDS encoding DUF5320 domain-containing protein produces MLRKDGTGPHGRGTMSGRGMFFCVKEIEEDSPNMQNEFMRERKFWSGRGRCRFRNHSNLEEETANREIRRVLLNRLYQK; encoded by the coding sequence ATGCTAAGAAAAGATGGTACAGGGCCACATGGACGAGGGACAATGAGCGGTCGAGGCATGTTTTTTTGTGTGAAAGAAATTGAAGAAGATAGCCCTAATATGCAAAATGAATTTATGCGTGAAAGGAAATTTTGGTCTGGGAGGGGACGATGTAGATTTCGTAACCATTCAAATTTAGAAGAAGAAACAGCGAATAGAGAAATAAGACGTGTTCTTTTGAATCGTTTATATCAAAAATAG
- a CDS encoding FAD-dependent oxidoreductase, with product MKQTDLLIIGGSAGGILSATMARKAYGNIDITLIRETKTVMVPCGIPYIYGTLRSTQKNIIPDKALQDANVNLIIDTVTKIDKENRTATTKTGETYTFKKLILATGSLPIIPSFIPGYDLKNVFAVYKNQKYLDDLLGKVDKAENIAVIGGGFIGIEFAEQISMLGKKVTLLEMADACLWQAFDKDFTDDIENIMREKGISVLTNTKVKKILGNGSVEALELENGEKVAADLVILGLGVKPNSKLAEESGINVNKNGAIVVDQYTRTSDPNIFAVGDCAEKKCFFTNKDVSVLLASTAAMEAKIAGCNVFQLRLVRANKGTISTFSTQIFGKTFTAAGLTEASAKKEGFAIHTGVFTTMDRHPGSLPGTQKVNIKLIFSKCSGVILGAQISGGDSVGEMINILSLAIQKGLTATELNTFQVATHPLVSASPIAYPINAAAMNAVAHSCNHLNEGLKI from the coding sequence ATGAAGCAAACAGATTTACTTATTATTGGAGGTAGTGCTGGCGGGATTTTAAGTGCTACGATGGCACGAAAAGCATATGGCAATATCGATATTACTCTTATACGGGAAACAAAAACTGTTATGGTACCCTGTGGCATTCCCTATATTTATGGCACATTACGCAGCACTCAAAAGAACATAATTCCAGATAAGGCTCTACAAGATGCCAATGTAAACTTAATTATTGATACCGTAACAAAAATTGATAAAGAAAATAGAACAGCAACCACCAAAACAGGAGAAACCTATACTTTTAAAAAACTTATTCTTGCGACCGGTTCACTGCCAATTATTCCATCTTTTATTCCTGGATACGATTTGAAAAATGTGTTTGCAGTATACAAGAACCAAAAATACTTAGATGATTTGCTAGGAAAAGTTGATAAAGCAGAAAATATAGCAGTAATAGGCGGAGGATTCATTGGTATAGAATTTGCAGAACAGATAAGTATGCTTGGGAAAAAAGTAACTCTTCTAGAGATGGCGGATGCGTGCTTATGGCAGGCTTTCGACAAAGACTTTACAGACGATATAGAAAATATAATGAGAGAAAAGGGCATTTCCGTTCTAACCAATACAAAGGTAAAGAAAATATTAGGAAATGGCTCAGTAGAAGCTCTTGAACTAGAAAATGGTGAAAAAGTGGCAGCAGATTTAGTTATTCTAGGGCTTGGAGTTAAACCTAATAGCAAATTGGCAGAAGAATCAGGAATCAATGTAAATAAAAATGGTGCTATTGTTGTGGATCAGTACACCAGAACAAGTGATCCTAATATTTTTGCGGTAGGCGATTGCGCAGAAAAGAAATGTTTCTTTACAAATAAGGATGTGTCAGTTCTGCTCGCTTCTACAGCTGCAATGGAAGCAAAAATAGCAGGATGCAATGTATTTCAACTTAGACTTGTAAGAGCGAATAAAGGCACAATTAGCACATTTTCAACGCAGATTTTTGGAAAAACTTTTACAGCAGCAGGTTTAACTGAAGCCAGCGCAAAGAAAGAAGGCTTTGCAATTCATACAGGCGTCTTTACGACAATGGATCGTCATCCAGGTTCGCTTCCCGGAACGCAAAAGGTGAATATCAAGTTAATATTCTCGAAATGTTCCGGAGTTATACTTGGCGCACAAATTTCAGGAGGAGATTCTGTAGGCGAAATGATTAACATATTGAGCCTAGCAATTCAGAAGGGTCTTACTGCAACAGAATTAAATACATTCCAAGTTGCAACGCATCCACTCGTGTCTGCGTCACCTATAGCTTATCCTATAAACGCGGCAGCTATGAATGCTGTTGCACATAGTTGCAACCACTTAAACGAGGGGCTAAAAATTTAA